The Rhodocytophaga rosea genome has a segment encoding these proteins:
- a CDS encoding Gfo/Idh/MocA family protein, translating to MTPLMKAQTYTLSRRKFLSTLTTAAITSPLLLDSTASVAAQNRKLNHACIGVGGMGWHDLQQFKQHSNVEIVAICDVDATHLKKAAEVLPNARTYTDWRELLQKEGKRIDSVNVTVPDHNHFAIAYRAIGEGKHVYCQKPMCHDVAEVRALTQAAVKAGVITQLGTQIASGKGDRTAVQWIKGGAIGKVKHAYLCSNRPAAIENYRLVGPRPAGGQTPPAHLNWDLWIGTAPMRPYSPEIYHPVKWRAWQDFGTGWSGDIGCHIFDAVWKGLGLKAPKTVVAQVQQAWQDSPERRGDTWPQGDHITWVFPGNELTEATELTLEWFDGAFYPPQQIQELFSGKEYPAESAMLIGTEGALLIPHGGMPVLLPENKFKDYKLAELSERNHYHHFVEACLGGEKTESHFAQSGPMTEAILLGTVALRVPGKVLEWDSDKMKFPNDAQANQYLNRSYRKGWQVGRF from the coding sequence ATGACTCCCTTGATGAAAGCACAAACTTACACTCTATCCCGCAGGAAATTTTTATCTACCCTCACCACGGCTGCCATTACCTCTCCTCTGCTTCTTGATTCTACGGCAAGTGTTGCCGCACAAAACAGAAAACTCAATCATGCCTGCATCGGCGTGGGAGGAATGGGTTGGCACGACCTACAACAATTCAAGCAGCATTCCAATGTGGAGATTGTAGCCATTTGTGATGTGGATGCTACCCACTTAAAAAAGGCGGCCGAGGTTCTTCCTAATGCACGTACCTATACGGATTGGCGTGAATTGCTTCAAAAAGAAGGAAAAAGAATTGACTCTGTAAACGTAACTGTACCGGATCATAATCACTTTGCCATCGCTTACCGGGCCATTGGAGAGGGAAAGCACGTGTATTGCCAAAAGCCTATGTGTCATGATGTGGCTGAAGTTCGAGCCCTGACTCAGGCAGCCGTCAAGGCCGGAGTGATTACTCAACTAGGAACACAGATTGCCTCAGGCAAGGGGGACCGAACCGCCGTTCAATGGATTAAAGGGGGAGCCATAGGGAAAGTCAAGCATGCCTATCTTTGCTCCAACCGTCCGGCTGCTATCGAGAACTATCGGCTGGTAGGACCTCGTCCGGCTGGGGGACAAACCCCACCTGCTCATCTGAACTGGGATCTATGGATTGGCACAGCTCCCATGCGCCCCTATAGCCCTGAGATTTATCATCCGGTCAAGTGGCGGGCATGGCAAGACTTTGGAACAGGATGGTCTGGCGATATTGGCTGTCATATATTTGATGCTGTCTGGAAAGGCCTTGGCTTGAAAGCACCTAAAACAGTGGTAGCCCAGGTGCAGCAAGCCTGGCAGGATTCCCCAGAACGCAGAGGGGATACCTGGCCGCAAGGAGACCATATCACTTGGGTGTTTCCAGGGAATGAACTTACAGAAGCCACCGAATTGACTCTGGAATGGTTTGATGGGGCGTTTTACCCGCCCCAACAGATACAAGAGCTCTTTTCAGGCAAAGAATACCCGGCCGAATCTGCCATGCTGATAGGCACAGAAGGAGCCCTGCTCATCCCACATGGAGGTATGCCGGTACTGTTACCGGAGAATAAATTCAAGGATTACAAACTTGCGGAGCTTTCAGAGCGCAATCATTATCATCACTTTGTAGAGGCCTGTTTGGGCGGGGAGAAAACCGAATCACACTTTGCCCAATCCGGACCGATGACAGAAGCTATTCTGTTAGGAACAGTGGCGCTCAGAGTACCGGGCAAAGTTTTAGAATGGGATAGTGATAAAATGAAATTTCCAAATGATGCCCAAGCTAATCAATACCTCAATCGTAGTTACCGCAAAGGATGGCAGGTAGGCAGATTTTAA